The Mauremys reevesii isolate NIE-2019 unplaced genomic scaffold, ASM1616193v1 Contig1, whole genome shotgun sequence genome includes a region encoding these proteins:
- the LOC120392353 gene encoding uncharacterized protein LOC120392353: MSHSNRRPHYHVAEPTGDVYLVRLLYCPQPLSMETLQSVRDALETQGLLDEELGAGFERALAEFPREPPCVQNNAEMVIQSDETELTFLSGKGKYKIRISDNGACYEVKEPTARVFLARLKSHPQKLSTETLQGVRDALEKWGLLDEELGAGFEQALAEFPREPRCVQRNARMVIRHDRTELVFVSGQGECEITVSEGEREPCYEVKEPTVTVYQERLRSCPQRLSAGNLERIRDRLESWGVMTKELRRCFNLLLRKFPQEPECIRDNPRMCVAWDETKLRLVSEDGDCEVSVTCCDGKPSYEVKVKSWEMYRERMRRSEQPLSIESLAGVRGEVRGLSGAPEKVKEALNVAVRGFSAEPSCLQKNARLVIECDRGEMVFVSGKGENKVDVSIIDGKVSYNVRATTWVTFLRVFQKLLPKIPEALLKFIRSLVQFLLFGAP, encoded by the coding sequence ATGTCCCATAGCAACAGGCGACCCCACTACCATGTTGCTGAGCCCACAGGGGATGTGTACTTGGTCAGATTACTTTACTGTCCCCAGCCGCTGAGCATGGAGACCCTGCAGAGTGTGCGGGATGCGCTGGAGACTCAGGGGTTGCTGGACGAGGAGCTGGGAGCCGGCTTTGAGCGGGCCCTGGCGGAGTTCCCCCGGGAGCCCCCGTGTGTGCAGAACAACGCAGAGATGGTGATCCAGAGCGACGAGACTGAGCTGACGTTCCTCTCTGGGAAGGGCAAGTATAAGATCAGGATCTCTGACAATGGCGCCTGCTATGAGGTGAAAGAGCCAACGGCCCGGGTGTTCCTGGCCAGGTTAAAGTCCCATCCCCAGAAGCTGAGCACGGAGACCCTGCAGGGTGTGCGGGATGCGCTGGAGAAGTGGGGGTTGCTGGACGAGGAGCTGGGAGCCGGCTTTGAGCAGGCCCTGGCGGAGTTCCCCCGGGAGCCCCGGTGTGTGCAGCGCAATGCCCGGATGGTGATCCGGCATGACCGCACCGAGCTGGTGTTTGTGTCGGGCCAGGGGGAATGTGAGATCACGGTGTCCGAAGGTGAGAGGGAGCCCTGCTACGAGGTGAAGGAGCCCACGGTGACGGTGTATCAGGAGAGGTTACGCTCCTGCCCACAAAGGCTGAGCGCGGGGAACCTGGAGAGAATTCGCGACAGGCTGGAGTCCTGGGGGGTGATGACCAAGGAGCTGAGACGCTGCTTCAATCTGCTGCTGAGGAAATTCCCCCAAGAGCCGGAGTGCATCCGGGACAACCCCAGGATGTGCGTCGCCTGGGACGAGACGAAGCTGCGACTGGTCTCTGAAGATGGGGACTGCGAGGTCTCCGTGACCTGCTGTGATGGGAAGCCCAGCTACGAGGTGAAGGTGAAGAGCTGGGAGATGTATCGGGAGAGGATGCGTCGCTCTGAACAGCCGCTGAGCATTGAGAGCCTGGCGGGCGTGCGGGGAGAGGTGCGGGGTCTGTCAGGGGCTCCCGAGAAGGTCAAGGAGGCCTTGAACGTGGCCGTTAGGGGTTTCTCCGCGGAGCCGAGCTGCCTGCAGAAGAACGCCCGGCTGGTCATTGAGTGCGACAGGGGCGAGATGGTCTTTGTCTCCGGGAAAGGGGAGAATAAAGTGGACGTGAGCATCATCGATGGGAAGGTCAGTTACAATGTCAGAGCCACCACGTGGGTGACTTTCCTTAGGGTGTTCCAGAAACTACTCCCCAAGATCCCCGAAGCCTTGCTGAAGTTCATCCGCAGCTTAGTCCAATTCCTACTGTTTGGAGCGCCATGA